In Betta splendens chromosome 3, fBetSpl5.4, whole genome shotgun sequence, the genomic window TGGCCATGAATTCTAAAACCTCAGAGAAAGAGTCACTGTAGCGACTGACAAACCTCCGACCCAGATATGTCGCCCCTTAAGCCTCAATGAGTGCTGGATCCTAAATGAAACAAAGCATTGAAGAACCAACAGATTCTACCTGTCGAAGTTCCTCCAGCACCAAGGTGAAGACCCAGAAGTAGAGCATGATCTCTGGGGCTCCGGGGCCAAAGGGCGGCGGCGGGCGGAAGTCCAGCAGGAGCACGTAGGtgaagaggcagaggaaggcGAAGTACATGATGACGTTCCCAAGGAAGACGGTGACGGGAGCGCTCCAGAAGCGACGCCAGCGACGGATCAGGTAGCGCCACCACACGGAGGCGCAGCTGGGGTCGGTCTGAGCTCCGGGCGAGGAGCCCCTGGAGAGAGCGGGAGGTCAGGGAGCTCATGGAGCTCAGGGAGCTGTTCCAACTTTTAATACGACCTGCTCAGCTATTcagggtttactgcactcaacTCACAGGCGGTCGTCGTCGTCCGTCAGCAGCAAAGCCTTCTCTGTGTCCAGAGTGTCCATCTCCACAAACTGTTCTCCTCCTTTGCGACTGTCGAGCTCCTCCTCGCTGAGAAACGGGTCAGAGCGTCACACAGCGGAACGGCGGCGGCCGAACGAGGCCCGGGCCGGAGCCGGCTCACCTGAACTTGATGAGGTTGGTCCAGATGAGGGGAGGACAGAAGAAGGACACCACCAGCTTGGAGATGGCCGTGTCCGTGGTCATGGCCCCCCACCAGATCTTGGTGAGCAGAGCCTGCAACGAGAAAGGGGGATTTAACACCTGAACGGAACCACCACAAGAGGGAAACATTGGCCACCGGAACATGGAGCCTCGGTCTCAGCACAGAAGGGTTCTGGTCAAAGCAGGCCGTCCTTTAGTCCCTGCTCATGGATGCGTGTTCGTGGAGTTTGACTTGTTAAGGGGGTGatgataacaataataaacactCATTATTTATTAGTGAAGCTCTGTGAACATTACCTGAACTCCGTCGTGGGCGAAGAAGCTCTTGGCGTCGGCCTCGGTTGCCAGGTTCAGCACCGTAGATTTGCTCCAGCAGTGCGTTCTCCTCACCAACAAAGCGTAAGCCCGGTCCTCGCTGTTGGAGTAACACTCTCCAAAGACATCTGCCACGATAAGAGCTTTGACTATCAAGTGTTCTCCACTCAGACACAGACGCATTcatgcctccgtctcctccacaTCCTTCTGCCACCGCGTTGGAGTGTTTTCAGGTCACTGAATGTACTTCCTGCTACATTTAATTTACTTTCTCTTATCACTCTCTCAGCCATCGCCATCGAACAGTTGATACACTCACCAAGGGCGAACTGCTCATACTTGGCCTCCTTCATGCTCCGCGCAGACTCAGCCTCAGATTCCAGTCGCGCCATCTCCTTCAGAATCTTACAACCCGCCAGCGCCGCCGCTACCGCCTCAGGGCCCTGAAGGATTAAAAGAAAGCTGGCTCCGAGAAATGGGTTTGAAAGACGGATCTGAGAAATCTAGTTTAGAATTTGAGAGCGCGGCGTGTTTTGCATGTAAATGATTATATTGTGTGCATTGGGTTTTAACAGGCGTGAGCAGATTACAGCAACAGGTTCTGACGCCCTTGGACTCAAACACGTTTCCCTGTGAAACACACATCGTCTCATTTAAGCCTGTACATGCAACAATAGTGATACAGTAAAACTGAAAGTTCCATTCAATGCAGGTCCATTTCAGGTCCCTGAACTTTGCACAGACCAAGAACAGGACAAACCTGATCAATCCCCAAAAGCAAATGATTTGATGTGTTGAAGCCAGATTTATTCTGCGTTGGTCCTcgtgtgaggctgtgtgtgaagGAGGCCAAGCAGTAACTAATCACCTACATGTGAGCTGTTTCGCAGGCAGAGGCCGGTCTGCGAGGGTGATTGTGGCGAGACCTTCAACACGAGAGACACTTCAAACAATCGCATTACCAGCGCAGAAACCCAACCAGAGTCTGGGAGCTAAATTGATTCGCAGTGAGGGATGTACACACGCTACACGCAATTACCATAACTTCAGATAAAGTCTGAGTTAAGACGCAGGAGAGGAGCATCAGCCTGACCGGTGGCCAGATTATAATAATTGCTTCCTTTAGTTCTGGAAGAGCCGCGAGGAGATGAAAGGTGCCTTAAGGAGAGTTTTAAAAGAAAGAGCAATTACCAGTGATTGGTGTCATTTAAACCGTTCATGGAGCATCAATTCCACGTCAGGATAAATTTCTCATTAACTTCATCAGGGCTGTAGATACTCCTGCATTACAGCACGGCTGGCTGGAGCTCCAGCCCGAGCCAACGGCGTGACCTTCATTTGAATAATGTTCTTGCAGATAAGATAGCGTTTCAGTCGACCCCGCTTTTTGATAAATATGACATTTGCCGGGCTCTTTTATCTAGAGTGACATTTTTATGGGGCATGACTCACCTGTGCCTGCACGGAGCTGACCCACATCACTCCCACCCTCTGAATCCACCACACAAACTAGCGCTGTCTAATTTCCGCTGCTCGAGCGTCTCTGCCGACGCCACGTACGACGCGTAGGCTTTAATCGGAGCCTCGCGGTGAGAACACTGTGAAACGACTAGAGGCCGACGAGACTGACCATGGCCCAGAAGTAGTTGGCCATCTGCTGCCGGTTCTGAAGCACGGCCCACAGGAAGAGATCCCTCCACGGATGTTCACAGCGCTCCTCCAACTCAGCCAGGTTCTTCTGGCTGTGGAACAGGCGTCCCTTCGCTGGCTTCTCCTTCAGCATGAACGGAACAATAAACCATTAACTACACAAACAAAGCGCGAGGCTGACTGTGTTCTGGACGCACTGAGCCAGCGGAGCCTCGCTCACCGTGGAGTTCTTCTGGTAAAAGCCTTTGCAGGAGTCGTGCAGAAAGTCCTTGAGGACCTTGGCGACCTCGTAGAGGGTGAAGCGGGGTTTGCCCTGCTCGGGCGGGTGGTGCGCGTGCGGCCCGGGCGTGCGGCCGGCTCCGAGCAGAAGCTGCTTCTCCTCGTACTTCTTGAGGAGCAGGTTGTGAAACAGGCTCTTCTCCGACACCGACCAGTAAAGCTCCTGGAGGCGGCCGTAGGTCAGGAACTCGCCCAGGTTCACGCCGTTGTCCACGAAGAGGCGCACGAAGTCGGGCTTGTCGTTGACCAGCGCGTCCAtcatcacctcctccaggtCGCACGCCTGCAGAGAGCGCCTGCGTTACACAGCGCCTTCTCACGCCTCACGTCTGTGCTGCTTAacactgctgcttcctgtcacctTCCACTCCACGTCTCCGTTAAAGATGTCACTCTTGGCGATGTCCACTCTGTTCCAGGCCACAGCCAGCTTCAGCTCATCCAGGAAGTCTTGGGCTTCCTGACTTTGGCTTTTACAGGCTGACACCACCAAGAACACAGCATGCGctcaatgcaaacacacaggagaCGGAGAAAACAGACCTGCCTCAGAAGGACTTTACCTTTGACTAGAGCTTTGAGGATGACGGTATCCAGCTCAGAACTCTCCTGTTCAGGGTCGTGGACCGTGAGGAGGTGCCCGTGGTCCAGTATCCTCTGGATCTGATGGCAGATGGACAGACTGGTCACCACCAACACGCTGCTACAGCTTTGTCTCACTCCTCACTGTGCATGTCAGCTGCAATTGTTTTTAGGTCATCTCATACAACTTGAACATTGGGATGAAATCCTCCACTAGCTTCCCTCACTATCTTTCCCACTGTGCCCCATTTTGCTGGCAACTCTGGAGTTTGGGgacgtgtgtgtgctggctcCACGATGTGCACGTGGCTCTCACCAGCTTGACCCAGTTACTgatgtctgtgctgtggtggGCATTCGGAAaggtgtccagcagcagctcgtgaACGCTGTCCGCGTCCCAGGAGCCTCTGTTCATCAGCGTGACCAGGATGTCGGCCACGCCCCCGGAGCGCGCCAGGATCAGCCACGGTGTGGAGTTGCCAATGCCTTTCCACATCCTCTGCCGAGGAGGACACAGTGTTCAGACACGCAGACAAACTTGCACACGTCTCACCCACACATCATCCGAAAATGATATTGATCAACGCGAGGAGCAGTCTGCAGCGTAATCTCTTCAGATGCGGCTCCATTTGTGCCAATAAATTGCTGGCTCTGACAGACTTTCACAGCTCGTTCCTCAGCCTGCAGTTTGCCCCATTCTTCCCAAGTGGCACAACCGCTGTGCACATTCAGACGATAAGACAGACGTGTGGTTTCAGGAGCAGCTCTGCGGGGTCACGTCCACAAAGTTACTGCTGAGCCAATAGAAACCTCACCGTCAGGATCTTGGGTTCCCCGTGGACCAGGAGACACAGAACAGGGATCTCAAAACTGCCGGTACCTGCAAGCGCCAACAACTGCATTAGCAGAACAACGCACAGGCTGCAAGAATATGATGAGAACAGTGACTGCTGCCAGTTGGAAAATCCTCTTTGTACAAACTATAGTAAAAAGTCCCTTTTTAAATATTCTGTTAGTCCAAGATGTGAATCATTAACTCAAGGTTGGAGCCGGTTCACTAGAACACTGCATCTGCACGATTTCAGGGCATGTGAATTAACAGTACTGTAAGTCATGTCAAACACAGCCATGTGAACATGAAGCCTCCTCTGGAACTGTTCAGTTTGAGGCCGTGTGACAGGTTGGGTTGGTTATTTTTATCTACTGGTGACGTGACTGGTGCTCTCCCAGCAGCTCACCTCCATAACCAGTGCGCTGCAGGGAGATGTGCTTGAGCAGCTTCACCCTCATTTCGCTGGTGGCTCCCGGCCTGTTGggatcctcctccaccagcacaaAGTGCGAGTGGTTGCTGTCCAGGGAATAGACCGAGCCGTGAGGCAGGTCCTGTGGCTTGTAGGCCGCAGGCTCGTCCACCTTCAGAGGAGAGCGCAGCGTGTTAATGTCAGTGACGTGTGCATGTGGACTCCGTCCGTGCGTGGCTCAGACCTTGGCGGCGAGGAGCGCCTCGCGGTTGTGGATCTTGTTCCAGGGTGCGATGCCGATGGCCACTACGCGGACCTTAGAAGAGGTGCTGGCCAGGGAGTGGTCTCGCACCGCCTGGCCCAAGTGCTTGGTGATACCAAAGCGAAGGCCGTTGGTCAGGATCCACGCCCCTGCAGAACACAGGTTCaatgaaacacagcaaacaacacTATGACTGGGATTCTTCCTGCACATGTGTGGTCATCCTGCTGCCAGCCAACAGAGGGCAACAGCAAACTGCCTCCCTGAGCCAAACAGCGCCAACCTGTGCTCTGAGCCGCCTTCACCAGTCCTTTCCTCAGAGTGTCCCTGAGCCACGGCTTCATCTGCGACAGCTCGTCTCCTCCAACCAAGGCCACCACCAGgtggggaggagagaggccCCACTCCTCCGTCAGCATGTGGTAGATCAGCACCGGGTCCGTGTCGCTGCGCACCCTCACAAACTGAGCACAGGAATGGGCTTAAAGCATTTCTACCTCAAACGTGAGATGCTTTTCATCTCATTCATTTTCACCTTCCCTCTCGTCTTGGTCGAACCCACGAAGTCGATGTCGCCCACTCTTCCAGCCGCCCAGTGactcttctccttcttcatccTGCTGCCCAGGCCTCTGGCTCCGCCTTCCAGCGTCTCATCTACCGTCGCGTTGCAGGAGCAGCCCAGCAGGACCCTaaaggacacacatgaaccggACATGCTGTCCTGTAACCAACAATAGAGCTGAACCCGTCCTTCACCTGCAGCATGCACCATGCAGGCCTGGTGCATCATGCCTGGTGCATCATGCCTGGTGCATCATGCCTGGTGCAGCATGCCTCTGTGACGACCACTCCCCAGAAACCAGTGGCTCAGTCTCATACGTTCACACAGTGTCGGTCAAGGATGTTTCATCGTATCATGTTGCATACTGTGAAACACTGAGAAGCAGCGGTGAAAAAAATCTATAATGTTTTCTACATGTTATGGAGCTGCTTCGTGTTTTTGGCTGATTTAATCATCATCCGCTGCATTTTCTGTTTCCAACAGGAAAATCATTCCGTCCAAATGATGAGCAGCTCTAATGAATAAGTGAAGTAGAAAACTACAATTGCAATTAATTAGGAGCAGAGCAAACGTTTGGCCTGTCATTAAGTCGGAACCTCGGcctgtgtactgtatgatgaCTAGTGCCCCGTCGGGTTCACCTGTGCTCCTCTGACCACTCCAGTGCGTCCCCACATGTCGGGCAGCGAGTCTGAGGCTGCAGAGTCTTCTGTAAGCAGACGCATACACACATGTTCAGTCCAGTGATCTGGATCTGCATTATGACTCACTCGTTGCTCTTATCAGACAGAAAGCTTCTTGGAGGTACTTGTGGTCAATGCAAAATTGGCAAAATTTCCATCCTCGCTTCCTATGCAAAGTGCTTCTGTCGGACATTTGaactggaaacacacagaacacggTTACTCATGTATAACACATGACACCGAGACATTTCAGGCCCTGATACAATGTGAAGTGACAATGATGAACATTGGTTTTAATGAGCAGTCTGGAGAGGAAAAGTAGGACCTGGCTTGTTGTGGTGGTGCAATGAGAAAGCCACAGTCGCAGCGATTATTTTCATAGAAATAAATGACACTGAGGTCAGACAGGAAACTCATTCATTATTGATAAGAGCATCCATCTGCCTGAGTAAACACGGACGTTCGTCAGCCAGCCTGATTTGCATGGGCACTTGAGCTGCTTTTGAAAGATGATTAAGCCAAAAATGCAACACAAGTGCACATTTCTCTGTATCCTCTGAGAAGAGACCCAGCGCTCGTCTCCCGTGCGTCTACCGTTCTACGACGTGGTCTCAGGGGTTCACGGCGTCAGCGAGCGTTTAGCCATCTGTTTTCATCTAGATGAGCAGCTTGTGTGGGAGCCTTTTCCGTCTGGGCCCGGCCGCGAGAAGACCGGGCATGCAAACAGGACCATTTGCATGCAAAGGTAAAGGAAAGGACGCGCTGCTCCATTATGATCTAAACATGTACTTAACATTGTGCTTGAAGTCTTGCCGGATTTCATTCTCGAGCAGAAGACAGTGATTAGCCTTAATCTACTCGTGTACATCAGCGAGAGCCAACACACAGCTTCAGCATATGGGTAAATCTGCAGGGCCAAGAACCCTCTACACACAGAAACCCAGTGTTCCTCCAAATGAGTGAGATCATGGACGCCCTCCAGACATAAACCAAACAGTGCTTTCAATAATAATGTGTTAAGGTCCATTATGAGAAAACATTGAGAATCTAGAGTGTAAATTTACATCTTTTCTAAACACGACAAAGAcacctgctgctctgcaaaCTCACCAGAggcgtgtcctcctcctcctgcatggCTGAAATGAGAGCTcggctcctccacctgctcaacCACACCTGTAACGCCGATGACCCGGGTCATGGAGGTGTGGTACAAAGGTGGGGCGCTGCCTTCAGCCAATCACGAGCCGGCAGCTGTCTGGGAGTTTGCATGTTGGCCAACAGCTGCATGCGGCTCACATCAGGACCACGGAGTTCCAAAGCAAGACGTCCTACTAACACTAGGACCCAGTCACACAGAGCCCAAGACTTACGGATACAACAGatttaataagaaataaataattaagagTTTGTATTGACTTTTCTTCAATACACAAACTCAaatgacaggaaataaaaacttaaataaGCAGCAAAGGCAGAAACAGCTACAGGGAACTTAGTAAGTACGAGATGCAGCATGACTGTAGCGGTCCAGGTGAAGGAGACCGAGATTACACAAAACGGAAATGACGTCACCAGAATACAGGCGCCGCCGCAGGCCAGGGGAAGAAActgcaacagaagaagaagaacaacaacaagaacagatGTTCACAATAAGACGTTCAGACACTCGCCCACTAACGCTGGCAGCTTCCTGGTTACTTTCATCGCGCAACCCACGCTCTGTAAGTCAAATTCCATAACTGCTCAACGGCACACCGGTAGCACCTGTGAAGGGGTTTAAGTGTCTTCATTTGGCCTCAGGAATGAAAAATAAGATAGAGATAAGATGACCTCCCAATGACGTGGTGTAAATGCTGACATTCAGGAGGCGGAGCCTTTATTGGATCACACGATGGAAGAACCCCCCTGTTCTCTGATTCAGAggagcagccaatcagcagcttctgtccaTCTTCACGCAGCGCGTCCTGCAGCCTTTAAACGGCCCAGACGACAGACGCTACGTGTGGATATGGAGTCCGTCCGCAGGAGTCTCTTCGGCCCCGTGGACCGCGACCAGCTGCGCgcggagctgaagctgaggctgcagcagatctGCGAGCAGGACAGCCGCCGCTGGAACTTCAACTTCCAGGCCGAGACGCCGCTTCCCGGCCGGCTTCAGTGGGAGGAGATACCCGCAGGCTGCGCTGCGTCTTTCTACCGGGAGCCGACGCCGCCGAGTGCGTCAAAGTCGGAGGACGATGAGCGGCTGAGCGGCCGCGATCAGGAGAACTGCTCCCGCATCTCCAACGCAAAGTGCGCCGCTGCGGCGACGCCGGTGCGGAGGAAGAGGACGCTCCCCAAAGCGCGCATCACAGGTGAGGGCCAAGCTGTGCGCGTCCCCGGGagccgccgtgcgcgtcaccaggggccgccgtgcgcgtcaccaggggccgccgtgcgcgtcaccaggggccgccgtgcgcgtcaccaggggccCCCGTGAAtgttaccaggggccgccgtgcgcgtcaccaggggccgccgtgcgcgtcaccaggggccCCCATGAGTGTTACCAGGGGCCCCTGTGAATGTTACCAGGGGCCGCTGTGCACgttaccaggggccgccgtgcgcgtcaccaggggccCCCGT contains:
- the trpm5 gene encoding transient receptor potential cation channel subfamily M member 5, which translates into the protein MQEEEDTPLKTLQPQTRCPTCGDALEWSEEHRVLLGCSCNATVDETLEGGARGLGSRMKKEKSHWAAGRVGDIDFVGSTKTRGKFVRVRSDTDPVLIYHMLTEEWGLSPPHLVVALVGGDELSQMKPWLRDTLRKGLVKAAQSTGAWILTNGLRFGITKHLGQAVRDHSLASTSSKVRVVAIGIAPWNKIHNREALLAAKVDEPAAYKPQDLPHGSVYSLDSNHSHFVLVEEDPNRPGATSEMRVKLLKHISLQRTGYGGTGSFEIPVLCLLVHGEPKILTRMWKGIGNSTPWLILARSGGVADILVTLMNRGSWDADSVHELLLDTFPNAHHSTDISNWVKLIQRILDHGHLLTVHDPEQESSELDTVILKALVKACKSQSQEAQDFLDELKLAVAWNRVDIAKSDIFNGDVEWKACDLEEVMMDALVNDKPDFVRLFVDNGVNLGEFLTYGRLQELYWSVSEKSLFHNLLLKKYEEKQLLLGAGRTPGPHAHHPPEQGKPRFTLYEVAKVLKDFLHDSCKGFYQKNSTEKPAKGRLFHSQKNLAELEERCEHPWRDLFLWAVLQNRQQMANYFWAMGPEAVAAALAGCKILKEMARLESEAESARSMKEAKYEQFALDVFGECYSNSEDRAYALLVRRTHCWSKSTVLNLATEADAKSFFAHDGVQALLTKIWWGAMTTDTAISKLVVSFFCPPLIWTNLIKFSEEELDSRKGGEQFVEMDTLDTEKALLLTDDDDRLGSSPGAQTDPSCASVWWRYLIRRWRRFWSAPVTVFLGNVIMYFAFLCLFTYVLLLDFRPPPPFGPGAPEIMLYFWVFTLVLEELRQSFFTDEEMHILKKFKLYVEDNWNKCDMVAISLFVVGVSCRMAGGTYEAGRTVLAIDFMVFTLRLIHIFAIHKQLGPKIIIVERMMKDVFFFLFFLSVWMIAYGVATQALLHPNDPRIDWVFRRALYRPYLHIFGQIPLEEIDAARMPDFNCTNDSEMIIMGLLPPCPNKYANWLVILLLVIFLLVTNVLLLNLLIAMFSYTFQVVQGNTDIFWKFQRYNLIVEYHSRPALAPPFIIISHLSQLLLCLFKQPESKQEHLERELPAGLDQRLITWETVQKENYLAKLERQHMESSEEKLKSTSAKVQSLLRIVNGFKDQEKRLVFTETQVRYCGEVLSWMAECFAQSTLKCGKDAPRAPTSVSLTASKKSSTKDAAQSQPEQEAQPGHPGYGANKRFPYIDE
- the cdkn1ca gene encoding cyclin-dependent kinase inhibitor 1Ca isoform X1: MFTIRRSDTRPLTLAASWLLSSRNPRSEAEPLLDHTMEEPPCSLIQRSSQSAASVHLHAARPAAFKRPRRQTLRVDMESVRRSLFGPVDRDQLRAELKLRLQQICEQDSRRWNFNFQAETPLPGRLQWEEIPAGCAASFYREPTPPSASKSEDDERLSGRDQENCSRISNAKCAAAATPVRRKRTLPKARITDYFAKRRRTTDTKSILNHLLSSSSDAAQCKTIR
- the cdkn1ca gene encoding cyclin-dependent kinase inhibitor 1Ca isoform X2, which produces MESVRRSLFGPVDRDQLRAELKLRLQQICEQDSRRWNFNFQAETPLPGRLQWEEIPAGCAASFYREPTPPSASKSEDDERLSGRDQENCSRISNAKCAAAATPVRRKRTLPKARITDYFAKRRRTTDTKSILNHLLSSSSDAAQCKTIR